A genomic segment from Desulfurispirillum indicum S5 encodes:
- a CDS encoding PAS domain-containing sensor histidine kinase, protein MFFIVALWFPAQATETEETPTFGYEMFQRHGAIMLLIDPVSGAILDANQAAEDFYGYTSEELRSFHIQDLNMLSSVEVESERQAAAAEERNFFVFPHRLASGEVRTVEVYSWPVEHSGRIVLFSIIQDITEELQAREELHMYQQHLEQTVEQRTSELRTRTGWFVTALSGALLVQFIIIFALLKVIVSRKKLMEELRQSQEYNRVLFRHSRIPLIVMDAEDFHYTDCNDAAVAIYGMSNRQELLGSTPADVSAATQEDGSDSATLAVEKIQHALKEGNARFEWWHQRADGNQWLADVHLMRFEHAGRRMLQFSLIDITERKQAQQELQATLASLQQQIDDAVTRSRQQDRIIYEQSRRQSMSRLLLNLAHQWRQPLNVAGLLIQEIEECFLAEDVDHKHIRQSIAQAMEQLVDLSGTISSLTHLYETQGEVVAVHLAAIFRQSLGYLTQEQRGMLCLEQDICPHITLQAVQSDVVEIFVELLANAISIARARKRSQVAVAMTVVTTDDGAVQIVCRDNAGGIDQEILPMLFVPYTTSQFRKRDKGMGLYYLRRMVEDSYCGSLEAENRGQGACFIVRLYDHISREGESCP, encoded by the coding sequence GTGTTTTTCATAGTTGCGCTCTGGTTCCCCGCACAGGCCACTGAGACTGAGGAGACGCCTACCTTCGGTTATGAGATGTTTCAGCGCCACGGGGCCATTATGCTGCTCATTGATCCGGTGAGCGGAGCGATTCTCGACGCCAATCAGGCGGCGGAAGATTTCTATGGCTACACTTCAGAAGAGCTGCGCAGCTTTCACATTCAGGATCTCAATATGCTCAGTTCTGTCGAAGTGGAGTCGGAACGGCAAGCCGCTGCCGCAGAAGAGCGAAATTTCTTTGTCTTTCCCCACCGCCTCGCCAGCGGCGAAGTCCGCACTGTTGAGGTTTACTCCTGGCCCGTTGAACACAGTGGCCGGATAGTACTTTTTTCTATAATACAGGATATCACCGAAGAGTTGCAGGCCCGTGAGGAGCTGCATATGTATCAGCAGCATCTGGAACAGACCGTTGAACAGCGGACCTCTGAGCTGCGCACGCGCACTGGCTGGTTTGTGACCGCTCTTTCCGGTGCCTTGCTGGTGCAGTTCATCATCATCTTTGCCCTGCTCAAAGTCATCGTGAGCCGCAAAAAGTTAATGGAAGAGCTGCGCCAGAGTCAGGAATATAATCGGGTGCTCTTCCGCCACTCGCGCATTCCGCTGATTGTCATGGATGCGGAAGACTTTCATTATACCGATTGTAATGACGCAGCGGTTGCGATCTATGGAATGTCAAATCGCCAGGAGTTGCTTGGTTCCACGCCAGCCGATGTCTCGGCGGCAACCCAGGAGGATGGAAGTGACTCAGCAACGCTGGCGGTGGAAAAAATTCAACATGCTCTGAAAGAAGGGAATGCTCGATTTGAATGGTGGCATCAGCGTGCCGATGGCAACCAGTGGCTTGCCGATGTCCACTTGATGCGTTTTGAGCATGCGGGCAGGAGAATGCTGCAGTTCAGCCTCATTGATATCACCGAACGTAAACAGGCGCAGCAGGAGCTTCAGGCAACCCTGGCCAGCCTGCAGCAGCAGATCGACGATGCCGTTACCCGCTCGCGACAGCAGGATCGCATAATTTATGAGCAGAGCCGCCGTCAGTCGATGTCCCGTCTACTGTTGAATCTGGCCCATCAGTGGCGCCAGCCTTTGAATGTGGCCGGTTTGCTGATTCAGGAGATTGAGGAGTGCTTCCTGGCTGAGGATGTTGACCATAAACACATACGCCAGTCGATTGCTCAGGCCATGGAGCAGCTTGTTGACCTTTCAGGCACCATCTCCAGCCTGACGCATCTCTACGAAACCCAGGGCGAGGTGGTTGCGGTACATCTTGCCGCGATATTCCGTCAGAGTCTGGGGTACCTGACCCAGGAACAGCGTGGTATGCTGTGCCTGGAACAGGATATCTGCCCGCACATCACCCTGCAGGCGGTGCAGAGCGATGTGGTTGAGATATTTGTCGAGCTGCTTGCCAATGCCATCTCCATTGCCCGTGCTCGCAAACGCAGTCAGGTGGCGGTGGCAATGACAGTGGTTACCACTGATGACGGTGCTGTCCAGATCGTCTGTCGTGATAATGCCGGCGGTATTGACCAGGAGATCCTGCCCATGCTCTTTGTTCCCTATACCACCAGCCAGTTCAGAAAGCGTGACAAGGGCATGGGCCTGTACTACCTCAGGCGCATGGTGGAGGATAGTTACTGCGGGTCGCTTGAAGCGGAAAATCGTGGCCAGGGGGCCTGTTTTATCGTCCGGCTCTATGACCATATTTCACGGGAGGGGGAGTCTTGTCCATGA
- a CDS encoding HIT domain-containing protein, whose amino-acid sequence MSSVPSTAFRLHPQLHEDTIHLGDFPLCQLLLLKNATLPWYILVPMLPGLREIHDLSRAHQHQLVDESSQLAMLMQQLHSPSKLNIAALGNMVPQLHLHHIARYESDPAWPGPVWGNLPAAAYDEAALEQLVERLHAHMPAFFTFARPWER is encoded by the coding sequence ATGAGTAGCGTACCATCAACAGCCTTCAGGCTGCACCCCCAATTGCATGAAGATACCATTCATCTTGGGGATTTTCCCCTGTGCCAGCTGTTGCTTCTGAAGAATGCCACCCTGCCCTGGTACATTCTGGTGCCCATGCTGCCCGGATTGCGGGAAATTCACGACTTGAGCCGCGCTCATCAGCACCAGCTCGTAGATGAATCCTCACAGCTTGCCATGCTCATGCAGCAACTTCATTCACCGTCGAAACTCAATATTGCCGCCCTGGGGAATATGGTTCCTCAGCTTCACCTTCACCATATCGCCCGTTATGAGAGCGATCCCGCCTGGCCTGGCCCGGTATGGGGAAATCTTCCCGCTGCAGCCTATGATGAGGCGGCGCTGGAGCAGCTCGTTGAGAGGTTGCACGCCCATATGCCTGCGTTTTTTACCTTTGCCCGGCCATGGGAGCGATAA
- a CDS encoding tetratricopeptide repeat protein gives MRKSAILLFMVLGIGVWDAQAVTDLPPVQLDPLQVNVLIKPDTITAPLFKPGGEAPQTALMRLQVEEYTESPEMLRRPLEYQVLVGKPGGCLFTSRFGASVAAAMSDDGKVRAARFHYAAQDYQQALATLEGIGESSPHYPISLYLRALSWKGIGDEQQSIEFFRRAARSASPEVAAESSLALATLLYNRGDMEYASFVRRYHERTPTQNIQPAPWLLQQIALFDAGEFEESVRVARNLEGTPFSAHSLYFRGHAYEQLREHEKAVESFEKAFEQGMSLAFTRVLEHYASQEDDRRVLGMAADRLDLADDGVARRAVVSAARLGDMEAARFWLERIGSSTMKSSAAYEAYMVQPDIRMRDYFARVLVEYSPFDVRNEAYLLQAEHFINTGRFAQSMFDSLEQIVVDALSSENKRAFFLFSLINRTQMEHFAESQRVITAGHQHFRPGVDYYDLWLFESAKASLLIGNLERAAQLYAEIPSSSAYYTSARFHLANLHTQRERYEEAERIYRDLLRRQYREDDVRISLAILYNNWGRYQQVLDTVTESSGAAVRQRGHAFLKLGHYQEATRSYFLCRQRFDESSADYLECTFFQALSMFHAQDYDRTLMVLERFQERFEADAYYRERALRLMGDAHYNAGRYDRAQRYYARVSSDSFHSGYFNSLIMQDRFREVETYVSEHQASMDRATLSSAYAYLSRKYVELGDYQRAQSHVERIGDRDAFVGFARVLLERGEYDFVVRFAAQHREQHPQLRYYLGMAYLRQGNYRDAYLFLQQMLENPNYREQARHHAIEASMALGTPDVTLLLQQAESTGSTRNLAEALPILMEQGNAQGAQSISRALLFTYTAHRDLAGYAFAWSFEKTDPQRAIVEYLKVTYLHESSPYVQKAFQRLHELYILTNQPERAQALEERMNQGVNR, from the coding sequence ATGAGAAAAAGCGCGATTCTCCTGTTCATGGTATTGGGAATAGGTGTCTGGGATGCCCAGGCTGTCACCGATTTGCCGCCGGTTCAACTGGATCCCCTTCAGGTGAACGTCCTTATTAAACCAGATACGATAACCGCACCTTTGTTCAAGCCCGGTGGCGAGGCACCCCAGACGGCTCTGATGCGTCTGCAGGTGGAGGAGTATACGGAAAGTCCTGAGATGTTGCGTCGCCCCCTGGAGTATCAGGTTCTGGTGGGAAAACCCGGCGGCTGTCTGTTCACTTCGCGCTTTGGCGCTTCCGTCGCAGCGGCCATGAGTGACGATGGCAAAGTGCGAGCGGCCCGCTTTCACTATGCAGCCCAGGACTATCAACAGGCCCTTGCCACCCTTGAAGGGATCGGGGAGTCCTCGCCCCATTACCCTATTTCCCTCTATTTACGCGCCCTGTCCTGGAAAGGGATCGGGGATGAGCAGCAGAGTATCGAGTTCTTCCGCCGCGCAGCACGCTCCGCCTCACCGGAAGTGGCGGCGGAATCCTCCCTGGCCCTGGCGACGCTGCTCTACAATCGTGGCGACATGGAGTACGCTTCCTTTGTCAGGCGTTATCACGAGCGCACGCCAACGCAGAATATCCAGCCAGCACCCTGGCTGTTGCAGCAGATAGCCCTCTTCGATGCAGGGGAGTTTGAAGAATCCGTGCGGGTTGCCCGCAATCTCGAAGGGACGCCCTTCTCGGCCCACTCCCTCTACTTCAGGGGCCATGCCTACGAGCAGCTGCGCGAGCACGAGAAGGCCGTTGAATCCTTTGAAAAAGCCTTTGAACAGGGAATGTCCCTGGCATTTACGCGGGTGCTTGAGCACTACGCCAGCCAGGAAGATGATCGTCGTGTGCTGGGCATGGCCGCGGATCGCCTTGACCTGGCTGATGATGGAGTAGCCCGCCGGGCGGTGGTCAGCGCTGCGCGGCTTGGTGATATGGAGGCAGCGCGCTTCTGGCTTGAGCGTATCGGCTCTTCCACCATGAAATCCAGCGCCGCCTACGAAGCCTATATGGTCCAGCCGGATATCCGCATGCGCGATTACTTTGCCCGTGTTCTGGTCGAGTATTCGCCCTTTGATGTGCGCAATGAGGCGTACCTCCTCCAGGCGGAACACTTTATCAATACCGGGCGCTTTGCCCAGTCCATGTTCGACTCCCTCGAGCAGATTGTCGTGGACGCCCTGAGCAGCGAAAACAAACGCGCCTTCTTCCTGTTCTCCCTGATCAACCGTACGCAGATGGAACACTTTGCCGAATCTCAGCGGGTTATAACGGCAGGGCATCAGCACTTTCGGCCAGGGGTGGATTACTATGACCTGTGGCTCTTTGAAAGTGCCAAGGCCTCGCTGTTGATTGGAAATCTTGAGCGGGCTGCCCAGCTCTATGCCGAGATCCCCTCTTCGTCGGCCTACTACACCAGTGCCCGCTTTCACCTGGCAAACCTCCATACCCAGCGTGAGCGTTATGAAGAGGCCGAGAGAATCTATCGTGACCTTCTGCGCCGCCAGTATCGTGAAGATGACGTGCGCATTTCGCTGGCGATCCTCTATAACAACTGGGGCCGCTATCAGCAGGTCCTTGATACCGTGACAGAGAGCAGTGGTGCCGCCGTTCGCCAGCGCGGACATGCCTTCCTGAAGCTTGGGCACTACCAGGAGGCCACCCGCTCCTACTTCCTGTGCCGCCAGCGTTTTGACGAGTCGTCGGCCGACTATCTGGAGTGCACCTTCTTTCAGGCACTGTCCATGTTCCATGCCCAGGATTATGACCGGACGCTCATGGTGCTGGAGCGCTTTCAGGAGCGCTTTGAAGCCGACGCCTACTACCGAGAGCGTGCCCTGCGCCTCATGGGGGACGCTCACTATAACGCCGGGCGCTATGATCGGGCGCAGCGGTACTACGCCAGGGTGTCCAGCGACAGCTTCCACAGCGGGTATTTCAACAGTCTGATCATGCAGGATCGCTTCCGCGAGGTGGAAACCTATGTCAGCGAACACCAGGCTTCCATGGATCGCGCCACACTCAGCAGCGCCTATGCGTATCTCAGCCGCAAGTATGTGGAGCTGGGTGACTATCAGCGGGCCCAGAGTCATGTGGAGCGTATTGGTGACCGGGACGCCTTTGTGGGTTTTGCCCGTGTGCTGCTGGAGCGCGGTGAATATGACTTTGTGGTGCGTTTTGCCGCTCAGCATCGTGAGCAGCACCCACAGCTGCGCTACTACCTGGGTATGGCATATCTGCGCCAGGGTAACTACCGTGATGCCTACCTCTTTCTGCAGCAGATGCTTGAGAACCCCAACTATCGCGAACAGGCCCGCCATCACGCCATCGAGGCGTCCATGGCCCTGGGCACCCCCGATGTCACCCTGCTGCTGCAGCAGGCGGAGTCCACCGGCAGTACCCGCAACCTGGCGGAAGCGCTGCCGATTCTCATGGAGCAGGGCAACGCCCAGGGCGCGCAGTCCATCAGCCGTGCCCTGCTGTTCACCTATACGGCACACCGGGATCTGGCGGGCTACGCTTTTGCGTGGTCCTTTGAAAAAACCGACCCGCAGCGAGCCATTGTGGAATACCTCAAGGTGACCTATCTGCACGAAAGCTCCCCCTATGTGCAGAAAGCCTTCCAAAGGCTCCATGAACTCTATATATTGACCAATCAGCCTGAAAGGGCTCAAGCACTTGAAGAGCGAATGAACCAAGGAGTGAATCGATGA
- a CDS encoding TonB family protein: MLRLPLLVCLSLLIHGIFFALFPRYQPQELDVPQLVAVEFERRMRQPVAPVPVARELPRRLELAGENIDQISGRTVALPRTEQPDGQVREFSIPLASGVFGQREMRDSSLERNRRMSRPTPPAELGYVDEHIQELFAQRREAQVQRVVPEVSGEQLDERVQITGDLSQRKITFMPAFPRISVAYAVTMEMMLFVEPSGTVSQVNVLRRTGNEELDRQGMGYAQRIRFEWLPVSHVQRGTLMIEFSSQSP; this comes from the coding sequence ATGTTACGACTGCCTTTGCTGGTCTGCCTTTCGCTGCTGATTCACGGGATATTCTTCGCGCTCTTTCCCCGTTATCAGCCCCAGGAATTAGACGTGCCCCAACTGGTGGCGGTGGAATTCGAGCGACGCATGCGTCAGCCCGTTGCGCCGGTTCCCGTCGCGCGGGAACTTCCGCGTCGCCTTGAGCTGGCTGGCGAAAATATCGATCAGATTTCCGGGCGCACGGTGGCTCTCCCCCGAACGGAGCAACCCGATGGGCAGGTGCGCGAATTTTCGATACCGCTGGCATCGGGTGTCTTCGGGCAGCGGGAGATGCGCGACTCCTCCCTGGAACGCAATCGACGCATGTCTCGCCCCACCCCGCCAGCGGAGCTTGGCTATGTGGATGAGCATATCCAGGAACTTTTCGCCCAGCGCCGCGAGGCCCAGGTCCAGCGCGTGGTGCCAGAGGTCAGTGGCGAACAGCTGGACGAGCGCGTTCAGATTACTGGTGACCTTTCCCAACGCAAGATTACTTTTATGCCGGCCTTTCCCCGCATCAGTGTCGCCTATGCCGTAACCATGGAGATGATGCTCTTTGTGGAGCCCTCGGGTACCGTATCCCAGGTGAATGTATTGCGCCGTACCGGTAACGAGGAGCTGGATCGCCAGGGCATGGGCTACGCGCAGCGTATCCGTTTTGAGTGGCTGCCAGTTAGTCATGTGCAACGGGGGACGCTTATGATAGAATTTTCATCACAGTCGCCTTGA
- a CDS encoding response regulator transcription factor — protein MTPEEQLKTKTVLIVEDDPMTRSSLARLIKYRVKKVYEAVHGQDGLDVCEQLGPDIVLTDLEMPVMSGMEMVSHLKQLHPDLPVIVVTAFADEDHLVPEADFFLVKPLLKTQLIDALQSAATRP, from the coding sequence ATGACGCCTGAAGAACAGCTGAAAACCAAAACCGTATTGATCGTAGAAGACGACCCCATGACTCGCAGCAGTCTCGCGCGCCTGATAAAGTACCGCGTGAAAAAGGTCTATGAGGCCGTTCATGGTCAGGATGGCCTTGATGTGTGCGAGCAGTTGGGGCCGGATATCGTCCTGACTGATCTGGAGATGCCTGTCATGAGTGGTATGGAGATGGTGTCACACCTGAAGCAGCTGCACCCTGATCTGCCGGTTATCGTGGTCACGGCTTTTGCCGACGAAGATCACCTGGTTCCTGAGGCCGACTTCTTTCTCGTGAAGCCTCTGCTGAAAACACAGCTTATTGATGCTCTGCAGTCTGCTGCCACAAGACCATGA
- a CDS encoding EVE domain-containing protein, whose protein sequence is MAFWLVKTEPHVFAIQDFLRMPDRVSGWDGVRNYQARNNLRAMSLGDEVFLYHSNVKERGIVGLATVVREAYPDETALDPGSASFDPRSDRANPRWYQVDLQLVEIFPRVLELGFLKTVPELASMVLLSKAGQRLSVQPVTGEEFRIIRGLG, encoded by the coding sequence ATGGCTTTCTGGTTAGTAAAAACAGAGCCTCACGTATTTGCAATTCAAGATTTTCTGCGGATGCCGGACAGGGTCAGTGGATGGGATGGTGTACGCAACTATCAGGCCCGCAATAACCTGCGGGCCATGTCGCTGGGGGATGAGGTTTTTCTCTATCACTCCAATGTAAAGGAGCGCGGCATTGTCGGTCTGGCAACGGTAGTGCGCGAAGCCTATCCCGATGAAACGGCCCTTGACCCTGGCTCTGCCTCTTTTGATCCGCGCAGTGACCGTGCGAATCCCCGCTGGTACCAGGTGGACCTGCAGCTGGTGGAGATCTTTCCCCGGGTGCTTGAGCTGGGTTTCCTGAAGACGGTACCGGAACTGGCTTCCATGGTGCTGTTGAGCAAAGCGGGGCAACGGCTTTCTGTCCAGCCGGTTACCGGTGAGGAATTTCGGATTATCAGGGGTTTGGGTTGA
- a CDS encoding ExbD/TolR family protein gives MNFIPKRPSQLIINLTPMIDVVFLLLIFFMVTTTFNPTGGVEVSLPRGEATSTVTTPLEITITAEGEYFHGGQRKTLQEVVEVLRGNQYPSIVIMADEHVQHGRVVAVMDAAKTHGIEKISIATVVDGN, from the coding sequence ATGAATTTCATTCCCAAACGACCGTCCCAGCTGATTATCAATCTAACGCCCATGATTGATGTGGTGTTCCTGCTGCTGATATTCTTCATGGTGACGACGACCTTTAACCCCACGGGTGGAGTTGAGGTGAGCCTGCCCCGCGGTGAAGCGACATCCACGGTCACGACACCTCTGGAGATCACCATTACCGCCGAGGGGGAATACTTCCATGGCGGTCAGCGCAAGACCCTGCAGGAAGTTGTGGAAGTGCTGCGGGGCAACCAGTACCCCTCAATCGTTATCATGGCCGATGAGCATGTCCAGCACGGCAGGGTCGTAGCGGTGATGGATGCGGCAAAGACCCATGGTATCGAAAAAATATCCATTGCCACGGTAGTGGATGGAAACTGA
- a CDS encoding pseudouridine synthase, translating to MRLQKILAQAGVASRRKAEEYIRQGRVMVNGKVVTELGTQADPDEDFVAVDGKRIQIFHNHAYIILHKPTGYITSRSDDKERPVVMDLLPNIREPLIPVGRLDWDTSGLLLLTNDGDLAYVLTHPAFHVAKTYLVRLDKPMTAEHMQVFEKGILLEDGKTKPARVRRVNTGKQTATPNLWYEVTITEGRNRQIRKMFEALKYDVRKLKRVSLGEILLGGVGVGKYRRAEAWEIEYFEKLKREKLTRKRK from the coding sequence ATGCGTTTACAGAAAATTCTGGCCCAGGCCGGTGTCGCTTCACGCCGTAAAGCGGAAGAGTACATACGGCAGGGTCGGGTCATGGTCAACGGCAAGGTGGTGACAGAACTTGGAACCCAGGCCGATCCCGATGAAGACTTTGTGGCCGTTGACGGCAAACGGATTCAGATATTCCACAACCACGCCTATATCATTCTCCATAAGCCGACGGGCTATATCACTTCCCGCTCTGATGACAAGGAACGTCCTGTGGTCATGGATCTGCTTCCCAATATCCGGGAGCCACTGATTCCGGTGGGGCGCCTTGACTGGGATACCTCGGGACTGCTGCTGCTCACCAATGACGGCGACCTGGCCTATGTGCTGACGCACCCCGCCTTTCACGTCGCGAAAACCTATCTGGTGCGCCTTGACAAGCCCATGACGGCTGAGCATATGCAGGTTTTTGAGAAGGGCATTCTCCTTGAAGATGGCAAGACCAAACCCGCCCGGGTACGTCGCGTGAACACCGGCAAGCAGACGGCCACGCCCAACCTCTGGTACGAAGTGACCATCACCGAAGGTCGTAACCGGCAAATCCGCAAGATGTTTGAAGCCCTGAAGTATGATGTGCGCAAGCTCAAGCGGGTCAGTCTGGGTGAAATTCTGCTGGGGGGAGTCGGCGTCGGCAAGTATCGCAGGGCTGAAGCCTGGGAGATTGAGTACTTCGAGAAGCTGAAACGAGAAAAACTTACCAGGAAGCGAAAATGA
- the map gene encoding type I methionyl aminopeptidase, which produces MSTRSATGLKLYTLEEIESISQAARIAATVLRDIEQQIKPGIDTETIDALCAQMIADHGATAAPLNYKGFPKSVCTSINNVICHGIPSTGEVLKDGDIINVDITAIYRGYYGDTSRTFCVGEVPNPVRLFVERVEKAMDKGIEAVMAGKPFTVIGDAIEKYVRRFGYSVVRDYCGHGIGESFHEEPAVLHYSSNSPSHILQNGMVFTIEPMVNQSKNWRSVLDKNDGWTARTADGALSAQFEHTIAVVDGRAKVLSHAH; this is translated from the coding sequence ATGAGCACACGATCAGCCACCGGCCTGAAACTCTACACACTGGAAGAGATCGAAAGCATCTCCCAGGCCGCCCGCATAGCCGCCACCGTCCTACGCGACATTGAACAGCAGATCAAACCCGGCATTGACACTGAGACCATAGACGCGCTGTGCGCGCAGATGATTGCCGACCATGGAGCTACAGCGGCACCCCTGAACTACAAGGGTTTTCCAAAAAGCGTCTGCACCTCCATCAACAACGTCATCTGTCACGGCATCCCCTCAACGGGTGAGGTTCTCAAGGATGGTGATATCATCAACGTCGACATCACCGCCATCTACCGCGGCTACTACGGCGACACCTCACGCACCTTCTGCGTCGGCGAAGTACCAAATCCGGTACGCCTCTTTGTGGAGCGCGTCGAGAAGGCCATGGACAAAGGTATAGAGGCTGTAATGGCCGGCAAGCCTTTTACGGTGATTGGTGATGCCATCGAGAAATATGTTCGTCGCTTCGGCTATTCGGTAGTCCGCGACTACTGTGGACACGGAATTGGCGAATCCTTCCATGAAGAACCGGCCGTGCTGCACTACAGCAGCAACAGCCCCTCCCATATCCTGCAGAATGGCATGGTCTTCACCATCGAGCCCATGGTCAATCAGAGTAAAAACTGGCGCAGCGTGCTCGACAAAAATGATGGCTGGACCGCCAGAACAGCCGATGGCGCACTGTCTGCACAGTTTGAACACACCATCGCCGTCGTCGATGGACGGGCAAAGGTTCTCAGTCACGCCCATTAA
- a CDS encoding dihydroorotate dehydrogenase codes for MKPLKIGNATFPNRVMVASGTFGYGLEFNEYFPVARLGGISVKGLSLAGSQGNRMPRIAETYGGMLNAIGLQNIGVRSFVEEKLPRLREIGASVIANFYGNTVEEYVECAKALSVEGIQALEMNISCPNVKSGGIAFGSDVSMTAAVVQAVRAATEKPLIVKLSPNVADIRPFAETAVAAGADSLSLINTLIGMAIDVETRKPRIGNLTGGLSGPAIKPVGVRMVYQVCGVTDVPVIGMGGIMNYRDALEYFLAGASAVQVGTVNFTDPCASLKILEDLERYFSENSIDLDSYIGGMVV; via the coding sequence ATGAAACCACTGAAGATCGGCAACGCGACTTTTCCCAATCGTGTCATGGTGGCCAGCGGAACCTTTGGTTATGGCCTTGAGTTCAATGAGTATTTCCCCGTGGCGCGCCTGGGCGGTATCAGCGTCAAGGGCCTGAGCCTCGCGGGCAGCCAGGGGAATAGAATGCCGCGTATCGCGGAGACCTATGGCGGCATGCTCAATGCCATCGGGCTGCAGAATATCGGCGTGCGCAGCTTTGTGGAAGAGAAGCTGCCCCGTCTGCGCGAAATCGGTGCCAGCGTGATCGCCAATTTCTATGGGAATACCGTGGAAGAATACGTGGAATGTGCCAAAGCCCTCTCTGTAGAAGGTATCCAGGCACTGGAGATGAATATCTCCTGCCCCAATGTCAAAAGCGGTGGCATTGCCTTTGGCTCCGACGTGAGCATGACGGCAGCGGTGGTGCAGGCCGTGCGTGCCGCCACCGAAAAACCCCTGATCGTGAAGCTCAGTCCGAATGTGGCCGATATCCGCCCTTTTGCCGAGACCGCTGTGGCGGCCGGAGCCGACTCCCTGAGCCTCATCAATACCCTGATCGGCATGGCCATTGACGTGGAGACTCGCAAGCCGCGCATCGGCAATCTGACTGGCGGGCTCAGTGGCCCCGCCATCAAGCCGGTGGGAGTGCGCATGGTCTATCAGGTCTGCGGTGTTACCGATGTTCCGGTGATTGGCATGGGCGGCATCATGAACTACCGGGACGCGCTGGAGTATTTCCTGGCCGGAGCCAGCGCGGTACAGGTCGGAACGGTGAACTTCACCGATCCCTGTGCTTCCCTGAAAATTCTCGAAGATCTTGAGCGGTACTTTTCCGAAAACTCCATTGACCTTGACTCGTACATCGGAGGGATGGTGGTATGA
- a CDS encoding MotA/TolQ/ExbB proton channel family protein, with the protein MIDTLLHYFSLGGYYIMTPIFLFSVLSVAIILEKAITLRASVVINPQLVAKVKRSLASGNIDDAAKFCAEHNTPMTRIILAGLESGGEQARNRILDAGKLEALRLERYLTTLGTIANISPLFGLLGTVSGMIKVFFTIQQQGLGHSQAMAGGISEALMTTAFGLIVAIPALAAHNYFEAKAQNLVTHMEKHASDIAGML; encoded by the coding sequence ATGATCGACACGCTTTTGCACTACTTCTCCCTCGGTGGTTACTACATCATGACCCCCATATTTCTGTTCAGCGTCCTCTCCGTTGCCATCATTCTGGAGAAGGCCATCACCCTGCGCGCCAGCGTGGTGATCAATCCGCAGCTGGTGGCAAAGGTTAAACGCTCACTGGCCTCTGGCAATATTGATGATGCTGCGAAGTTCTGTGCTGAGCATAACACTCCCATGACACGCATCATTCTGGCGGGCCTTGAGTCCGGTGGCGAGCAGGCCCGCAATCGCATTCTTGACGCGGGGAAACTGGAAGCTCTGCGCCTGGAACGTTACCTGACAACGCTTGGAACCATAGCCAATATTTCGCCGCTCTTTGGCCTGCTGGGTACGGTCAGTGGCATGATCAAGGTTTTTTTCACCATACAGCAGCAGGGGCTTGGCCACTCACAGGCCATGGCCGGTGGTATCTCCGAGGCGCTTATGACCACGGCATTCGGACTCATCGTGGCGATTCCCGCCCTGGCTGCCCACAACTACTTTGAAGCCAAAGCCCAGAACCTGGTCACCCATATGGAAAAACACGCATCGGATATCGCGGGGATGCTATGA